A stretch of the uncultured Desulfovibrio sp. genome encodes the following:
- a CDS encoding HD-GYP domain-containing protein, with translation MRSIRLFDLLMGFSRALDMVTPLLAGHHLRVAFLSQVIAERMRLPRTTRKYMLMASMLHDIGAVPLKSDTRDLIFERNKALHCRAGWAFCKTAGLPTPVCEMVLHHHTEWCSYEASDQHSLPANCIHMADRVDVALRGKQTSDLHSICLTLQARDREYAPACLAALATLAHDAEISALLGSHERMEEYLATAFGSVILGPVQLVELCGLFSQTIDSKSPFTATHSLGVAYTARMLLRLTRMADADDLTTMFVAGLLHDIGKLAVPLEILEKPAALTPDEVQEIQKHAEISMELLGSIPGFTCVREWGGRHHERIDGTGYPHNIEGSSLTLPVRIIAVADVFTALTEDRPYRNGMPLAEAMRIIASMAELGYLDNGVVALLADNVLRVNKERIRAQRKAAANFVVMRRLCDEAAKAARQP, from the coding sequence CCGCTTCTTGCCGGACACCATCTGCGGGTTGCCTTTTTGAGCCAGGTTATTGCCGAACGCATGCGGTTACCCCGCACCACGCGCAAATACATGCTTATGGCCAGCATGCTGCACGATATTGGGGCAGTGCCGCTCAAAAGCGATACGCGCGACCTCATCTTTGAGCGCAACAAAGCCCTGCACTGCCGGGCTGGCTGGGCCTTTTGCAAAACAGCAGGGCTGCCCACGCCGGTATGCGAAATGGTGCTGCATCACCATACGGAATGGTGCAGCTATGAGGCATCCGACCAGCATTCACTGCCAGCCAATTGTATTCACATGGCTGACCGGGTTGACGTGGCCCTGCGCGGCAAGCAGACTTCTGACCTGCACAGCATCTGCCTCACCTTGCAGGCAAGAGACAGGGAATACGCCCCAGCCTGCCTTGCAGCGCTGGCAACCCTGGCTCATGATGCGGAAATTTCAGCGCTTCTGGGCAGCCACGAGCGCATGGAAGAATACCTGGCCACGGCATTTGGCTCTGTGATTCTTGGCCCGGTGCAGCTTGTGGAACTGTGCGGGCTTTTTTCGCAAACCATTGACTCCAAAAGCCCCTTTACCGCCACCCACTCCCTTGGCGTGGCCTATACGGCGCGCATGCTGCTCAGGCTGACCCGCATGGCCGATGCCGACGATCTCACAACCATGTTTGTGGCCGGTCTGCTGCATGACATTGGCAAACTCGCGGTGCCGCTCGAAATTCTGGAAAAACCAGCGGCGCTCACGCCTGACGAAGTGCAGGAAATTCAGAAACATGCTGAAATCAGCATGGAGTTGCTGGGTTCCATACCCGGTTTTACCTGCGTACGGGAATGGGGAGGCAGACACCACGAGCGCATTGACGGCACTGGCTATCCCCACAATATTGAAGGAAGCAGCCTGACACTCCCTGTGCGTATCATCGCCGTAGCGGATGTATTTACAGCCCTCACAGAAGACCGCCCCTACCGCAACGGCATGCCTCTGGCCGAAGCCATGAGAATCATCGCATCCATGGCGGAACTCGGCTATCTGGACAACGGCGTGGTAGCGCTCCTGGCCGATAATGTGCTACGCGTCAACAAAGAGCGCATACGCGCCCAGCGCAAAGCCGCAGCAAACTTTGTGGTTATGCGCAGGCTGTGCGATGAGGCGGCCAAGGCTGCCAGGCAACCTTGA
- a CDS encoding branched-chain amino acid ABC transporter permease, whose translation MRLNRSTILSIMVMLLFGLVLSQAESFLGDYQIYIAKLIFINAILALSLNLIYGFTGLFSLGHAGFIAIGAYVSALCILSPEQKEMMWILEPIIWPFSDLFTPFWVSALAGGLVATIFAFIIAVPVLRLGDDYLGIATLGFAEIIRVLIVNATSITNGSLGIKGIPGHASLLSCYIWMLFTLIVLSRLIFSNFGNVMRCIRDNEIAARVMGINVFRYKVLSFCVGAFFAGVGGALLGSHLSTIDPKMFNFLLTFNVLMFVVAGGLGSLTGSLLGATVITILLEWLRAIEEPMDLGFIEIPGIPGMRMVVFSLVLLAIILYRREGIMGTRELTWKSMGAFFRRGKA comes from the coding sequence ATGCGCCTGAACAGAAGCACCATTCTGAGCATCATGGTCATGCTGCTGTTTGGCCTTGTGCTCTCCCAGGCAGAAAGCTTTCTCGGCGATTACCAGATTTATATCGCCAAACTCATTTTCATCAACGCCATTCTGGCGCTTTCGCTCAACCTGATCTACGGGTTTACCGGGCTCTTCTCTCTGGGGCATGCCGGATTTATCGCCATCGGCGCGTATGTTTCTGCGCTGTGCATCTTGAGCCCCGAGCAGAAAGAAATGATGTGGATTCTTGAACCCATCATCTGGCCTTTCTCCGATCTGTTTACGCCTTTCTGGGTTTCTGCGCTGGCTGGCGGGCTGGTGGCCACCATCTTTGCCTTTATCATCGCCGTGCCAGTGCTGCGGCTTGGCGATGACTACCTCGGCATTGCCACCCTCGGCTTTGCAGAAATCATCCGCGTCCTGATCGTCAACGCTACCTCCATTACCAACGGTTCGCTGGGCATCAAGGGCATTCCAGGGCATGCAAGTCTGCTTTCGTGCTACATCTGGATGCTCTTTACGCTCATAGTGCTTTCGCGGCTCATATTCAGCAATTTCGGAAACGTGATGCGCTGTATACGTGATAACGAAATCGCCGCCAGGGTCATGGGCATCAACGTGTTCCGCTACAAGGTGCTTTCGTTCTGCGTGGGCGCGTTTTTTGCCGGTGTGGGCGGTGCGCTGCTTGGCTCCCACCTCTCCACCATTGACCCCAAGATGTTCAACTTCCTGCTGACCTTCAACGTACTCATGTTCGTTGTGGCTGGCGGTCTTGGCTCGCTGACGGGCAGCCTGCTCGGCGCCACGGTCATCACCATCCTGCTTGAATGGCTGCGCGCCATTGAAGAACCCATGGATCTGGGCTTTATTGAAATCCCCGGCATCCCCGGCATGCGTATGGTGGTGTTTTCGCTGGTGCTGCTGGCCATTATTCTTTATCGGCGCGAGGGCATCATGGGAACCCGTGAGCTGACCTGGAAATCAATGGGCGCGTTCTTCAGGAGGGGCAAGGCATGA
- a CDS encoding ABC transporter ATP-binding protein, protein MSGFNMPKAPNYEGALLLAKDVTMRFGGVTAVSDLSIALPKGAIAGIIGPNGAGKTTAFNVLSGFYTPQEGDVVFDGKSVKGLGPSEICRMGMARTFQNIRLSQQMTVLENIMVGCHVRRRCPWWMAPLGIPAFYKEEAAIVEKSKQLADRVNLSGNLNDQAGSLPYGAQRRLEIARALATEPKLLLLDEPAAGMNPQESLDLMHFIGHIRDEFDLTILLIEHDMKVVMGVCQYIWVMEYGALIAEGEPEAIRNNPVVIRAYLGEDASLEKVI, encoded by the coding sequence ATGAGCGGTTTTAATATGCCCAAGGCTCCCAATTACGAGGGCGCACTGCTGCTGGCCAAGGACGTAACCATGCGTTTTGGCGGCGTGACCGCCGTGAGCGATCTTTCCATCGCCCTGCCCAAGGGTGCCATCGCGGGCATTATCGGCCCCAACGGCGCTGGCAAAACCACCGCATTCAACGTTCTGAGCGGTTTTTACACGCCTCAGGAAGGCGACGTGGTTTTTGACGGCAAGAGCGTGAAGGGCCTTGGCCCCTCGGAAATCTGCCGCATGGGCATGGCCCGCACTTTCCAGAACATCCGTCTGTCGCAGCAGATGACCGTGCTTGAAAACATCATGGTCGGCTGTCATGTGCGCCGCCGCTGCCCCTGGTGGATGGCCCCTCTGGGGATTCCCGCTTTTTATAAGGAAGAAGCGGCCATTGTGGAAAAAAGCAAGCAGCTTGCCGATCGGGTAAACCTGAGCGGCAACCTCAACGATCAGGCGGGCAGCCTGCCTTACGGCGCGCAGCGTAGGCTTGAGATTGCCCGCGCTCTGGCCACAGAGCCAAAACTGTTGCTGCTTGATGAACCCGCAGCGGGCATGAATCCGCAAGAAAGCCTGGATCTCATGCATTTTATCGGCCATATCCGTGACGAATTCGACCTCACCATCCTGCTGATCGAGCATGACATGAAGGTCGTCATGGGCGTGTGCCAGTACATCTGGGTCATGGAATACGGCGCCTTGATCGCCGAGGGCGAGCCGGAAGCCATACGCAACAACCCCGTGGTTATCCGCGCCTATCTGGGTGAGGACGCCTCGCTGGAAAAAGTCATTTAG
- a CDS encoding pitrilysin family protein yields MQRILLLLPLLLALLAGAASAAPGEQRTLTKLPNGLSVYIIKDSRFPLVATRLYVRTGSANEDAKQAGISHLLEHMVFKGTEHRPKGQVARDVEALGGYLNAATSFDKTWYMTDMPAAHWRMGMDVVKEMAFQASLDPKELESEKEVVISELERDQDSPMSRLFESLQVSTLQNTPYGRPIIGFKETVRAITADDLRAYVQRWYQPQNMMLLVAGDIDPQAVMQHAQELFGAMANTNDAVTPPQVDLLMAPGGQRVEVVRGPWNKVYLGMAFPAPALRDLRSVDLDVLSYLLGGDGTSLLSRKYEYEKQLVDSISVGNMSLARAGMLYITANMAPEKLEAFWQGLTTDLAKLKAADFKPEALKRARYNLEDSMDRSAETLNGLASWLGSVQFELGGDVAEQNLRFTQRNVSQPQVQQAIDLWLDPSRARVRVLAPENAKLPDLEAVLQKNWPGSAAAKTAQQASATAGQQEVVDLGQGRTVILIPDATVPYVAVDLMLPGGNALLKPDQQGLAELTASTLGDGSGKLDAQAMERYFADRAASLSAKAGLQTFTVSLTGPARFNADYFSMLGEVLGKPRFEAKEIKREAENMKAAIRQRADRPTSFLFSRVNPFIFPGGQPYGYDSLGTEANLSKFTPKDVRSFWDKQLVQPWVLAVAGDFDREAVLAFARTLPAPDKKDFSLPAPSWGDARNLDLHLPGRNQAHVLQMFKAVPYTSPDAPALMLLQSVLSGQSGLLFSQMRDEQGLGYTVTAFYRAMPQAGMMAFYIGTTPDKVAQAREGFAKIIADIKAKPLPAELLEAGANRLLGEYYRDKQSLDSRAGVAATDAVLGLPRDFSKSLIDKAAKLTPADIQAVAQKYLDDKNLYNMILLP; encoded by the coding sequence ATGCAACGCATACTTCTGTTATTGCCCTTGCTGCTGGCCTTGCTGGCTGGCGCGGCCTCTGCGGCTCCGGGCGAACAGCGAACCCTGACCAAACTGCCCAACGGGCTTTCCGTGTATATCATCAAGGACAGCCGCTTTCCTCTGGTGGCAACGCGCCTTTACGTGCGCACCGGGTCGGCCAATGAGGACGCCAAGCAGGCTGGCATCAGCCATCTGCTTGAGCACATGGTCTTCAAAGGTACAGAGCATCGGCCCAAGGGCCAGGTGGCGCGCGATGTGGAAGCCCTTGGCGGCTACCTCAACGCGGCCACCAGCTTTGACAAGACATGGTACATGACGGACATGCCCGCCGCTCACTGGCGCATGGGCATGGACGTGGTGAAAGAAATGGCCTTTCAGGCCTCTCTGGATCCCAAGGAGCTGGAGTCGGAAAAAGAAGTGGTGATTTCCGAGCTTGAGCGCGATCAGGATTCGCCCATGAGCAGGCTGTTTGAAAGCCTGCAGGTGTCCACACTCCAGAACACCCCCTACGGGCGACCCATCATCGGCTTTAAGGAAACCGTGCGCGCCATCACTGCCGATGACCTTCGCGCCTATGTGCAGCGCTGGTATCAGCCGCAAAACATGATGCTGCTGGTGGCGGGCGATATTGATCCGCAAGCTGTGATGCAACACGCGCAGGAACTTTTTGGCGCTATGGCCAACACCAACGATGCTGTTACGCCGCCGCAGGTTGATTTGCTTATGGCCCCCGGCGGCCAGCGCGTTGAGGTAGTGCGCGGCCCCTGGAACAAGGTCTATCTGGGCATGGCCTTTCCTGCGCCAGCCTTGCGGGACCTGCGCTCTGTGGATCTGGACGTGCTGAGCTACCTGCTTGGCGGCGACGGCACCTCGCTGCTGAGCCGCAAGTACGAGTATGAAAAGCAGCTTGTGGACAGCATCAGCGTGGGCAACATGAGCCTTGCGCGCGCGGGCATGCTGTACATTACAGCCAATATGGCCCCGGAAAAGCTGGAGGCCTTCTGGCAGGGGCTGACCACAGACCTTGCCAAACTCAAGGCCGCAGACTTCAAGCCCGAGGCCCTCAAGCGCGCCCGCTACAACCTTGAAGACAGCATGGACCGCTCGGCGGAAACGCTCAACGGCCTGGCCTCCTGGCTGGGCAGCGTCCAGTTTGAGCTGGGCGGCGATGTGGCGGAACAAAATCTGCGCTTCACCCAGCGTAATGTTTCGCAGCCGCAGGTGCAGCAGGCCATTGACCTCTGGCTTGACCCCAGCAGGGCGCGGGTGCGTGTGCTCGCGCCTGAGAATGCCAAGCTGCCCGATCTGGAAGCCGTGCTGCAAAAGAACTGGCCCGGCAGCGCCGCTGCCAAAACTGCGCAGCAGGCTTCGGCCACTGCGGGTCAGCAGGAAGTGGTCGATCTGGGGCAGGGACGTACCGTCATTCTTATTCCTGATGCAACTGTGCCCTATGTGGCGGTTGATCTCATGCTGCCCGGCGGCAACGCCCTGCTGAAGCCTGACCAGCAGGGGCTGGCAGAACTGACGGCCAGCACCCTTGGCGACGGCAGCGGCAAACTGGACGCCCAGGCAATGGAACGCTATTTCGCCGACCGCGCGGCTTCACTCTCCGCCAAGGCGGGCCTGCAAACCTTTACCGTGTCCCTGACCGGCCCGGCCCGATTCAATGCCGATTATTTCTCCATGCTGGGCGAGGTTCTGGGCAAGCCCCGGTTTGAAGCCAAGGAAATCAAGCGTGAAGCGGAAAATATGAAGGCCGCCATCCGCCAGCGGGCAGACAGGCCCACCTCCTTCCTGTTCTCACGCGTGAATCCCTTCATCTTCCCCGGCGGTCAGCCCTACGGCTACGACAGCCTGGGGACGGAAGCGAACCTTTCCAAGTTTACGCCCAAGGATGTGCGCTCGTTCTGGGACAAGCAGCTCGTGCAGCCCTGGGTGCTGGCAGTGGCAGGCGATTTTGACCGCGAGGCCGTGCTGGCCTTTGCCCGCACATTGCCCGCGCCAGACAAAAAGGATTTCTCCTTGCCCGCTCCCTCATGGGGTGATGCCCGTAACCTTGATCTGCATCTGCCAGGGCGCAATCAGGCCCACGTGCTCCAGATGTTCAAGGCTGTGCCCTACACCAGCCCGGACGCCCCGGCACTCATGCTTTTGCAGTCTGTGCTTTCCGGGCAGAGCGGCCTGCTGTTCAGCCAGATGCGCGACGAGCAGGGCCTTGGGTACACGGTCACGGCCTTTTACCGCGCCATGCCTCAGGCTGGCATGATGGCTTTTTACATTGGCACTACGCCTGACAAGGTGGCGCAGGCGCGTGAAGGCTTTGCCAAGATTATTGCCGATATCAAGGCAAAACCCCTGCCTGCGGAACTGCTTGAAGCCGGAGCCAACCGCCTGCTTGGCGAATACTACCGCGACAAGCAAAGCCTTGATTCCCGCGCAGGCGTGGCCGCCACAGACGCCGTGCTGGGCCTGCCCCGCGATTTCAGCAAGTCGCTCATCGACAAAGCAGCCAAGCTGACCCCTGCGGATATTCAGGCCGTGGCGCAGAAGTATCTGGACGACAAGAACCTCTACAACATGATCCTGCTGCCGTAG
- a CDS encoding ABC transporter ATP-binding protein, giving the protein MLEIRNLHVRYGGIQAVQGVSLNIPRGSIVTLIGANGAGKSSIIRSIAGLNKTISGDILLTRHEGDAPASLMGLKPEDMVRKGISLSPEGRRILPHLTVEENLHLGAYSRSDKAEIAHDIEWVYSLFPRLKERLWQKGGTLSGGEQQMLAVGRALMSRPDLLMLDEPSLGLAPLLVREIFDIVKRINEEGKTVLLVEQNAFAALSVAHYAYILEVGRVVLEGPGRELLENPKVKDAYLGG; this is encoded by the coding sequence ATGCTTGAAATTCGTAATCTCCATGTGCGCTACGGCGGCATTCAGGCCGTTCAGGGCGTAAGCCTGAATATCCCGCGCGGCAGCATTGTGACGCTTATCGGGGCCAACGGCGCGGGCAAGAGCAGTATTATCCGCTCCATTGCCGGCCTGAACAAAACTATCAGCGGCGACATTCTGCTAACCCGCCACGAGGGCGACGCCCCGGCTTCGCTCATGGGCCTCAAGCCTGAAGACATGGTGCGCAAGGGCATTTCTCTTTCGCCGGAAGGGCGGCGTATCCTGCCCCATCTGACGGTGGAGGAAAACCTGCACCTGGGCGCGTATTCGCGCAGCGACAAGGCAGAAATAGCCCATGATATCGAGTGGGTTTACAGCTTGTTTCCACGACTCAAGGAACGTCTCTGGCAGAAAGGCGGTACGCTCTCCGGCGGCGAGCAGCAGATGCTGGCCGTGGGCCGCGCGCTCATGAGCCGCCCCGATCTGCTCATGCTTGACGAGCCTTCGCTGGGGCTTGCCCCGCTGCTGGTGCGCGAAATTTTCGACATCGTCAAGCGCATCAACGAAGAAGGCAAAACCGTTCTGCTGGTGGAGCAGAACGCCTTTGCGGCGCTTTCTGTGGCGCACTATGCCTACATTCTTGAAGTTGGCAGGGTCGTGCTTGAAGGCCCTGGACGCGAACTGCTTGAAAACCCCAAGGTCAAAGACGCCTACCTCGGCGGCTAG
- the nrdD gene encoding anaerobic ribonucleoside-triphosphate reductase: protein MLMKSRLFEETKPAQKLVGQDVGFERTRRITGYLVGTLDRFNNAKRSEERDRVKHA, encoded by the coding sequence ATGCTAATGAAATCGCGTCTGTTCGAGGAAACCAAGCCCGCGCAGAAACTTGTGGGTCAGGATGTGGGCTTTGAACGTACCCGCCGCATCACCGGTTACCTTGTGGGAACGCTTGACCGTTTCAACAATGCCAAGCGCTCGGAAGAGCGCGATCGTGTCAAGCATGCCTGA
- the nrdG gene encoding anaerobic ribonucleoside-triphosphate reductase activating protein, with product MPESGNAGVMRLSGIVEESIVDGPGLRYVLFTQGCPHHCKGCHNPQTHDFEGGFPFTAEAALAQLGENPLLAGVTLSGGEPFEQAQALCAVAEGVQAMRKNVMTYTGYTFEALLARNDYWTNRLLELTDVLVDGPYVESLRDLELQFRGSSNQRLLDRAARERIAAELLSR from the coding sequence ATGCCTGAATCCGGTAATGCCGGGGTCATGCGGCTGTCAGGCATTGTGGAAGAATCCATAGTGGACGGCCCGGGCCTGAGGTATGTCCTGTTCACGCAGGGTTGCCCGCATCACTGCAAAGGGTGCCACAATCCGCAGACGCACGACTTTGAGGGCGGCTTTCCGTTTACGGCGGAGGCCGCCCTTGCCCAGCTTGGGGAGAACCCTCTCCTGGCGGGCGTGACGCTGTCTGGCGGGGAGCCCTTTGAGCAGGCCCAGGCGCTCTGCGCCGTGGCCGAGGGTGTACAGGCCATGCGCAAAAATGTGATGACTTACACGGGGTACACATTCGAAGCCCTGCTTGCCCGCAATGACTATTGGACAAACCGGCTGCTGGAACTGACGGATGTTCTTGTGGATGGCCCCTATGTGGAAAGCCTCCGCGACCTTGAGCTGCAGTTTAGGGGCAGTTCAAACCAGCGCCTTCTTGACCGCGCTGCCCGAGAACGAATAGCGGCAGAACTGCTCAGCCGTTGA
- a CDS encoding bacteriohemerythrin, translating to MGVPIIFLIIAPLAGIIAMQLTPPFSRLAVVLSLIFSFCGLVLLYRYLLLPLRTFVAALAQPGCAEIPSIPTACDVVRALEDSLNAREATLRHDLAEARETAAKLRQEIQELRERRVVDMQTQQTALAALRKAQSELNDLATAADADSGLPVDRPHIREQILDLSAVLHHSECILLHASQLLGTADTDKDEADTTLAEAFPWDSRYNTNIPVIDGQHKLLLSYINKLHRGMQKGCDKKLLLEILDDLTGYAFSHFATEEIFFSRTAYPLTARHIEVHQSFRKTVTELREAVLDDKAFIDIALLEYLKTWLVDHIQQMDVGFASYVTGTKPTPEQ from the coding sequence ATGGGCGTTCCAATCATTTTTCTGATTATTGCTCCCTTGGCTGGCATTATCGCCATGCAGCTCACCCCGCCCTTTTCTCGGCTTGCTGTTGTCCTCTCCCTGATTTTTTCCTTCTGCGGCCTTGTGCTGCTCTACCGCTACCTCCTGCTTCCCTTGCGCACATTCGTAGCTGCCCTCGCGCAGCCAGGCTGCGCTGAAATTCCGTCCATACCCACGGCCTGCGATGTTGTGCGCGCTCTGGAAGACAGCCTCAATGCCAGAGAGGCCACGCTTCGCCACGATCTTGCCGAGGCGCGCGAAACAGCAGCCAAACTCCGGCAGGAAATTCAGGAACTACGCGAAAGGCGCGTTGTGGACATGCAGACGCAGCAGACTGCCCTTGCGGCGCTGCGCAAAGCCCAATCTGAATTGAATGACCTGGCTACAGCTGCTGATGCGGACAGTGGGTTGCCTGTGGACCGCCCGCACATCAGGGAGCAAATTCTTGACCTTTCTGCGGTGCTCCACCATAGCGAATGCATATTGCTGCACGCCAGCCAGCTTTTAGGTACAGCTGACACCGACAAAGACGAAGCAGATACTACGCTTGCAGAGGCCTTCCCTTGGGATAGCCGCTACAACACAAACATTCCGGTCATTGACGGCCAGCACAAACTTTTGCTTTCGTACATCAACAAACTACACCGTGGAATGCAGAAAGGCTGCGACAAAAAGCTGCTGCTCGAAATTCTTGATGATCTGACGGGCTATGCTTTTAGCCATTTTGCCACAGAAGAAATATTCTTCAGCCGCACGGCTTATCCGCTCACAGCACGGCACATTGAAGTACACCAGAGTTTCAGAAAAACAGTGACAGAACTCAGGGAGGCCGTGCTTGACGACAAGGCCTTTATTGATATTGCCCTGCTGGAATACCTGAAAACCTGGCTGGTGGATCATATACAGCAGATGGATGTGGGTTTTGCCTCATATGTGACCGGCACAAAGCCCACACCGGAGCAGTAA
- a CDS encoding anaerobic ribonucleoside triphosphate reductase, whose protein sequence is MLASIIKRDGTEVPFDSVKILNAITKANQAVGGEDMSPTDLLFVTEKVCKKLESRCLKHVEEIQDVVEETLIQYDYAKSAKAYILYRAEHTKIRNAESYLMDIYKKLTYSPALQEDIKRENANIDGDTAMGTMLKYGSEGSKFFIDNYILPKDASAAHLNGDIHIHDKDFYMLTETCCQIDLIPLFKNGFSTGHGHLREPNSIESYSALACIAIQANQNEMHGGQSVPHFDFAMAEGVIKTYRKEYERAFAAFLRIAQNLEEQAAIDAARETIALLPEGPRLGTCDAFGEALVAAAPEAQRELVTRAHAYAAGEAFKYTERRTYQAMEALIHNLNTMNSRAGAQVPFSSINYGTDVSAEGRIVVKNLLRATKAGLGNGETSIFPVQIFKVKSGVNYNPEDPNYDLFKQAMDVSAMRLFPNFSFLDAPYNLQYYRPGDYNTEVAYMGCRTRVLGNVYDKDRQVTCGRGNLSFTSINLPRLGLDARGDISRFYALLDDKIDLVFRQLLHRLKIQSAKKVRNYPFLMGEGIWLDSDKLGWDDSIEEVLKHGTLTVGFIGLAETLKALVGQHHGESEDAQKLGIEIVTHLRKRCDDEAEKTGLNFSLIATPAESLSGRFVNLDKEKFGSIPGITDRDYYTNSFHVPVYCPIKAFKKIQIEAPYHALTNAGHITYVELDGDTCKNLEAFESIIRFMHDNGVGYGSINHPLDRDPVCGYVGVINGACPRCGRKEGEAVSAELLKELRKKYPHTPKWD, encoded by the coding sequence ATGCTCGCCAGCATTATTAAGCGCGACGGCACGGAAGTGCCTTTTGATTCGGTCAAGATTCTCAATGCCATCACCAAGGCCAATCAGGCCGTTGGCGGTGAAGACATGTCCCCCACTGACCTGCTGTTTGTCACCGAAAAGGTGTGCAAAAAGCTGGAGTCGCGCTGCCTCAAGCATGTGGAAGAAATTCAGGATGTTGTTGAAGAAACCCTGATTCAGTACGACTACGCCAAAAGCGCCAAGGCTTACATTCTGTACCGGGCCGAGCATACGAAAATCCGTAATGCGGAATCGTATCTCATGGATATCTATAAAAAACTTACGTATTCCCCGGCCCTGCAGGAAGACATCAAGCGCGAGAACGCCAATATCGATGGCGATACGGCCATGGGCACTATGCTCAAGTATGGTTCCGAGGGCTCAAAATTCTTCATCGACAACTACATTCTACCCAAGGATGCATCTGCCGCGCACCTCAACGGCGATATCCACATTCACGACAAAGATTTTTACATGCTCACGGAAACGTGCTGCCAGATTGACCTTATCCCCCTGTTTAAAAATGGTTTTTCCACGGGGCACGGGCATTTGCGCGAGCCCAATTCCATTGAGAGCTACTCGGCCCTTGCCTGCATTGCCATTCAGGCCAACCAGAATGAAATGCACGGCGGCCAGAGTGTGCCGCATTTTGACTTTGCCATGGCCGAAGGCGTTATCAAAACCTACCGCAAGGAATATGAGCGCGCCTTTGCCGCATTTTTGCGCATTGCCCAGAATCTGGAAGAGCAGGCAGCCATTGACGCCGCCAGAGAAACCATCGCACTGTTGCCCGAAGGCCCACGCCTTGGCACTTGCGATGCCTTTGGAGAAGCTCTTGTGGCGGCTGCCCCCGAGGCCCAGCGCGAACTTGTAACGCGCGCGCATGCCTATGCTGCCGGCGAAGCCTTCAAATACACAGAGCGCCGCACCTATCAGGCCATGGAAGCCCTGATCCACAACCTGAACACCATGAATTCCCGCGCAGGCGCGCAGGTGCCTTTCAGCTCCATCAACTACGGCACGGATGTTTCTGCCGAGGGCCGCATAGTTGTCAAAAACTTGCTGCGCGCCACCAAGGCCGGGCTTGGCAATGGAGAAACCTCCATCTTCCCCGTGCAGATTTTCAAGGTTAAGTCCGGGGTCAACTATAATCCTGAAGATCCCAACTACGATCTTTTCAAGCAGGCTATGGATGTTTCCGCCATGCGGCTTTTCCCCAATTTCAGCTTTCTTGACGCGCCGTATAACCTCCAGTACTACCGCCCGGGCGACTATAATACGGAAGTGGCCTACATGGGCTGCCGCACACGTGTGCTTGGCAACGTGTACGACAAGGACAGGCAGGTTACGTGCGGTCGCGGTAATCTGAGCTTTACGTCCATCAACCTTCCCCGGCTTGGGCTGGATGCGCGCGGTGATATCAGCCGTTTCTACGCCCTGCTGGACGACAAGATCGATCTGGTGTTCCGCCAGTTGCTGCATCGGCTCAAGATCCAGAGCGCCAAAAAGGTGCGTAACTATCCCTTCCTCATGGGCGAGGGCATCTGGCTTGATTCCGACAAACTGGGTTGGGACGACAGCATTGAAGAAGTGCTCAAGCACGGCACCCTGACCGTGGGCTTTATCGGCCTTGCCGAAACGCTCAAGGCTCTTGTGGGCCAGCACCACGGCGAAAGCGAAGATGCCCAGAAGCTTGGCATTGAGATTGTTACGCATCTGCGCAAACGGTGCGATGACGAGGCTGAAAAGACAGGGCTCAATTTTTCACTCATCGCCACCCCGGCGGAAAGCCTGAGCGGGCGCTTTGTCAACCTCGACAAGGAAAAGTTCGGCAGCATTCCCGGCATCACTGACAGGGATTACTACACCAACTCGTTCCACGTGCCGGTGTACTGCCCCATCAAGGCCTTTAAAAAGATACAGATCGAGGCTCCGTACCACGCGCTGACCAATGCGGGCCACATCACCTATGTGGAGCTGGATGGCGATACCTGCAAAAACCTTGAGGCTTTTGAGAGCATCATCCGTTTTATGCATGATAATGGCGTTGGCTACGGCTCCATCAACCATCCCCTGGATCGCGACCCTGTCTGCGGCTATGTGGGTGTGATCAACGGCGCCTGCCCCCGTTGCGGCCGTAAGGAAGGCGAAGCCGTGAGTGCCGAGCTGCTTAAAGAACTGCGTAAAAAATACCCGCACACCCCCAAGTGGGACTAG